One Tenebrio molitor chromosome 2, icTenMoli1.1, whole genome shotgun sequence genomic region harbors:
- the LOC138123090 gene encoding angiogenic factor with G patch and FHA domains 1 isoform X2: MPLKNSREIETSESSENGSPSRTKYEMPPSLQEKLQDIPGALKYIKLLEKQLKKQRRKLRKIRTKYKLIPEVQDAQVQTDATYETSKEPKSIIEEIKEAAELATQNSGFVYDECSGMYYDANTGYYYNADYGLYYEPSSCTYLKYKADTNTYEFHSRPFAALQESFAQKEIVKRKKKSKDELKVNIPSDLEHLTSCFNYLNINNLRTYASDVTRKWPPCMRIIVEQSQHQKIRVGSLHIVTCEGGTLGREGDHAIILPDINISKCHLRFAFDKSKNLYFVTDLGSRNGTVLNGKRMCASKQESEAMEVAHGSRIQVGSVVLLCHVHDGTKTCGLCEPGLVQTVEKKVEQFPKGTKSEQHKNELKKLRKKFGVSLFEEENTKLASGYTDRAQKRRETVGSQNPHEKTEVASINEAISPQNKGFKMLAKMGWKEGQSLGKDSQGIVEPVRLISNPGTSGMGNTEIVNSTQSDKNKQFIWKKTQERFKKLPASTIFEDSD, translated from the exons ATGCCTTTAAAAA ATTCACGTGAAATCGAAACGAGCGAAAGTAGTGAGAATGGAAGCCCTTCGAGAACCAAATATGAAATGCCTCCTAGTctacaagaaaaattacaagatATTCCAGGGGCGCTGAAGTACATAAAACTGTTGGAAAAGCAGCTCAAGAAGCAGAGGAGGAAATTGAGGAAAATTAGAACCAAGTACAAG CTCATTCCGGAAGTTCAAGATGCTCAAGTACAAACCGACGCCACATACGAGACTTCCAAAGAACCGAAAAGTATTATAGAAGAAATCAAAGAGGCGGCGGAATTGGCGACACAGAACTCAGGTTTCGTATACGACGAGTGTTCGGGAATGTATTATGATGCAAACACAGGTTATTATTATAATGCG GATTACGGACTGTACTACGAACCGAGCTCCTGTACCTACCTCAAGTACAAAGCAGACACGAACACGTACGAATTCCATTCGCGGCCGTTCGCCGCCCTCCAAGAAAGCTTCGCCCAAAAAGAAATagttaaacgaaaaaagaaaagtaagGATGAGTTAAAA GTAAACATTCCTTCCGATTTGGAGCACCTAACGAGTTGCTTCAATTATTTGAACATAAATAATCTTCGCACTTACGCGTCTG ATGTGACGAGAAAATGGCCGCCGTGCATGCGAATCATAGTCGAGCAGTCTCAACACCAGAAGATCAGAGTGGGATCGTTGCACATAGTGACCTGCGAAGGTGGCACCTTGGGACGGGAAGGCGACCACGCCATCATCCTCCCAGACATCAACATCAGCAAGTGCCACCTGCGGTTCGCTTTCGACAAAAGCAAAAATCTCTATTTCGTTACGGACCTGGGTTCGAGGAACGGGACGGTGTTGAACGGGAAGAGGATGTGCGCGTCGAAGCAGGAGAGCGAAGCGATGGAAGTGGCCCACGGCAGCAGGATACAAGTGGGCTCGGTGGTACTGTTGTGTCACGTCCACGACGGGACGAAAACTTGCGGGCTGTGCGAACCTGGTCTAGTACAAACTGTCGAAA AAAAAGTGGAGCAGTTTCCCAAAGGTACGAAGAGTGAACAGCACAAAAACGAGTTGAAGAAGCTCCGGAAAAAGTTTGGAGTCAGTCTGTTCGAAGAGGAGAATACAAAATTGGCGTCGGGCTATACCGACAGGGCTCAGAAAAGGAGAGAAACCGTGGGGAGTCAGAATCCGCACGAAAAGACAGAAGTGGCGTCGATCAAtga GGCGATTTCACCGCAAAACAAAGGTTTCAAAATGTTGGCGAAAATGGGATGGAAAGAAGGACAGTCTCTGGGAAAGGATAGTCAAGGAATTGTGGAGCCA GTACGACTAATTTCCAATCCGGGAACTTCTGGAATGGGAAATACCGAAATTGTGAATTCTACTCAATCTGACAAAAATAAGCAATTTATTTGGAAGAAAACTCAAGAGAGGTTTAAGAAACTGCCGGCGTCGACTATTTTTGAAGATTCAGATTGa
- the LOC138123090 gene encoding angiogenic factor with G patch and FHA domains 1 isoform X1: MPLKNSREIETSESSENGSPSRTKYEMPPSLQEKLQDIPGALKYIKLLEKQLKKQRRKLRKIRTKYKLIPEVQDAQVQTDATYETSKEPKSIIEEIKEAAELATQNSGFVYDECSGMYYDANTGYYYNADYGLYYEPSSCTYLKYKADTNTYEFHSRPFAALQESFAQKEIVKRKKKSKDELKASKCVRLGTDSSHSFETEEGECSITSGNDSSDDNRSDTSDVTRKWPPCMRIIVEQSQHQKIRVGSLHIVTCEGGTLGREGDHAIILPDINISKCHLRFAFDKSKNLYFVTDLGSRNGTVLNGKRMCASKQESEAMEVAHGSRIQVGSVVLLCHVHDGTKTCGLCEPGLVQTVEKKVEQFPKGTKSEQHKNELKKLRKKFGVSLFEEENTKLASGYTDRAQKRRETVGSQNPHEKTEVASINEAISPQNKGFKMLAKMGWKEGQSLGKDSQGIVEPVRLISNPGTSGMGNTEIVNSTQSDKNKQFIWKKTQERFKKLPASTIFEDSD; this comes from the exons ATGCCTTTAAAAA ATTCACGTGAAATCGAAACGAGCGAAAGTAGTGAGAATGGAAGCCCTTCGAGAACCAAATATGAAATGCCTCCTAGTctacaagaaaaattacaagatATTCCAGGGGCGCTGAAGTACATAAAACTGTTGGAAAAGCAGCTCAAGAAGCAGAGGAGGAAATTGAGGAAAATTAGAACCAAGTACAAG CTCATTCCGGAAGTTCAAGATGCTCAAGTACAAACCGACGCCACATACGAGACTTCCAAAGAACCGAAAAGTATTATAGAAGAAATCAAAGAGGCGGCGGAATTGGCGACACAGAACTCAGGTTTCGTATACGACGAGTGTTCGGGAATGTATTATGATGCAAACACAGGTTATTATTATAATGCG GATTACGGACTGTACTACGAACCGAGCTCCTGTACCTACCTCAAGTACAAAGCAGACACGAACACGTACGAATTCCATTCGCGGCCGTTCGCCGCCCTCCAAGAAAGCTTCGCCCAAAAAGAAATagttaaacgaaaaaagaaaagtaagGATGAGTTAAAA GCTTCGAAATGCGTCAGATTGGGGACCGACTCTTCGCACTCGTTCGAAACCGAAGAAGGAGAGTGTTCGATAACCAGCGGGAACGACTCGTCCGACGATAATAGATCAGACACTAGTG ATGTGACGAGAAAATGGCCGCCGTGCATGCGAATCATAGTCGAGCAGTCTCAACACCAGAAGATCAGAGTGGGATCGTTGCACATAGTGACCTGCGAAGGTGGCACCTTGGGACGGGAAGGCGACCACGCCATCATCCTCCCAGACATCAACATCAGCAAGTGCCACCTGCGGTTCGCTTTCGACAAAAGCAAAAATCTCTATTTCGTTACGGACCTGGGTTCGAGGAACGGGACGGTGTTGAACGGGAAGAGGATGTGCGCGTCGAAGCAGGAGAGCGAAGCGATGGAAGTGGCCCACGGCAGCAGGATACAAGTGGGCTCGGTGGTACTGTTGTGTCACGTCCACGACGGGACGAAAACTTGCGGGCTGTGCGAACCTGGTCTAGTACAAACTGTCGAAA AAAAAGTGGAGCAGTTTCCCAAAGGTACGAAGAGTGAACAGCACAAAAACGAGTTGAAGAAGCTCCGGAAAAAGTTTGGAGTCAGTCTGTTCGAAGAGGAGAATACAAAATTGGCGTCGGGCTATACCGACAGGGCTCAGAAAAGGAGAGAAACCGTGGGGAGTCAGAATCCGCACGAAAAGACAGAAGTGGCGTCGATCAAtga GGCGATTTCACCGCAAAACAAAGGTTTCAAAATGTTGGCGAAAATGGGATGGAAAGAAGGACAGTCTCTGGGAAAGGATAGTCAAGGAATTGTGGAGCCA GTACGACTAATTTCCAATCCGGGAACTTCTGGAATGGGAAATACCGAAATTGTGAATTCTACTCAATCTGACAAAAATAAGCAATTTATTTGGAAGAAAACTCAAGAGAGGTTTAAGAAACTGCCGGCGTCGACTATTTTTGAAGATTCAGATTGa